CCGCAAGCTGGCCACGCAGGCCCGCGACCCGGCCCCGCACTACGAGCACTCCGAGATCGGCTACAACTACCGGCTGAGCAACGTGCTGGCGGCCATCGGGCGCGCGCAGCTGGAGGTGCTGGAAGAGCGGGTGCTGGCGCGCCGGGCCGTCTTCGAGTTCTACCGCCAGGCCTTGGCCGGCGTCCCCGGGCTGCGGTGGATGCCCGAGGCTTCCTGGGGCCGCCACAGCCGCTGGCTGACCTGCCTGACGGTGGACCCCGCCGAGTTCGGCGCCGACCGCGAGTCGCTGCGGCTGGCGCTGGAGGCGCAGAACATCGAGGCGCGGCCGGTGTGGAAGCCCATGCACCTGCAGCCGGTGTTCGCCGGGCTCCCCGCCTGGGGCGGCGACGTGGCGCGCGGCCTGTTCGAACACGGGCTGTGCCTCCCCTCGGGGAGCAACCTGCCGGAATCCGACCTGGAGCGCGTGGCGGAGGTGGTGCGCGCCACGGCGGGCGGGGCGGCGGCGGCGCGCCGGCAGGTGGCGTGACCGCGGGGCCGGCGGGGCGGGGCGGGGTCGCCGTCCTGGTGCTGCTGGAGCGCTACCTGCCCGGGTACAAGGCGGGCGGGCCGCTGCGCACCGTGCAGAACATGGTCGAGCAGATGGGGCCTCCATTCCGCTTCCGCATCCTTACCCGCGACCGCGACATGGGCGACGCCAGCGCCTACCCCGGCATCGTGTCGGGCGCGTGGCAGCCCGTGGGGCGGGGCGAGGCGCTGTACCTGCCTCCCCGGCAGGTGGGGCTGCGCGGGCTGCGCCGGGCCATGCGAGGCACCGGGCACGACGTGCTGTACCTGAACAGCCTCTTTTCGGCGCCCATGTCCATCGCCCCGTTGCTGCTGCGCCGGCTGCGCGCCGTCCCCGTGACGCCGGTGGTGCTGGCGCCCCGGGGCGAGCTTCACCCCGGCGCGCTGTCGGTGGGCGCATGGGGCCGGTGGGTGCCCCGCGGCCTGGCCGGGCGCCTTCCCTCGCCCAAGTACCTGAAGAAGCGCGTGTACATCGGCCTTTCCCGGGCGGCGGGGCTGTACCGCGGGGTCACGTGGCAGGCCTCGAGCGAGGACGAAGCGGCCGAGATCCGGCGGCGCATGGGAACGCGCGCCGTGGTCGTGGTGGCGCCGGACCTGGTGGCGGCGCCCGCGCCCTCCGCCGGGCTCCGTGCACCCAAGCGGGCGGGGGTGGTGCGAGCCATGTTCCTGTCGCGCATCGACCCCAAGAAGAACCTGGCGTACGCCATCGCACTCCTCGGCGCGGTCCGGGGGCGGGTGGAGCTCGGCATCTACGGACCGGTGGGCGACCCCCTCTACTGGGCGCGGTGCCGCGCCCTGTTCCAGGCCCTGCCGCCGCACGTGGAAGTGCGCTACCACGGCCCGGTGCAGTCCGACCGGGTGGGGGCGCTGATGCGCTCCTACGACGTGTTCCTGCTCCCCACGCTGGGCGAGAACTTCGGGCACGTGGTGGTGGAGGCGCTGGTGCAGGGGTGTCCCGCGCTGATCAGCGACCAGACGCCGTGGCGGGGGCTGGAGGCGGTGCACGCCGGGTGGGACCTGCCGCTGGACCGCCCCGCGGCGTTCGTGGCCGCCCTGCAGCGGGTGGCCGACATGGGCCCCGACGAGCACGCCCGCTGGTCGGCCGGCGCCGCGGCGCTGGGCCGGCGCCGGAGCGCCGACCAGTCGGCGCTCCGGCTGAACCGCGAACTGTTCTTTCGGGCCGCCGGGCGGCAGCCCGGGGCCTCGCGGGAGATGGAGCCCCGGCACGCGCCGCGGCCGCGCGGGCTGGCCGCGTCGGGGCTGTCGCGCGGCGGGGGCCGGGGCTAGCTTTCACGGCGCCGCCGCCGCGACGGCGGCCGCGCATCCGCTTTCCTGAATTGCACTTTCGCACAACGATGCAACCAAACGCCGATTCGCCCTTCGCCGAGCCCAAGATCGTCCCCAAGCCGTGGGGCCGGGAGGTCTGGTACGCCCACGAAGACCGCTACGCCGGCAAGGTGCTGGAGGTCACGGCCGGACACGCCCTTTCGCTGCAGAAGCACGAGCGCAAGCAGGAAACCATGCTGCTGCAGAGCGGCCGGCTGCGCTTTCACTTCAACGGCGTGGACTACGAGATGT
The sequence above is a segment of the Longimicrobium sp. genome. Coding sequences within it:
- a CDS encoding cupin domain-containing protein, whose product is MQPNADSPFAEPKIVPKPWGREVWYAHEDRYAGKVLEVTAGHALSLQKHERKQETMLLQSGRLRFHFNGVDYEMSPGQCITVRPGDVHRMEALEDSVLLEVSTPELDDVIRLEDRYGRG
- a CDS encoding glycosyltransferase; this translates as MTAGPAGRGGVAVLVLLERYLPGYKAGGPLRTVQNMVEQMGPPFRFRILTRDRDMGDASAYPGIVSGAWQPVGRGEALYLPPRQVGLRGLRRAMRGTGHDVLYLNSLFSAPMSIAPLLLRRLRAVPVTPVVLAPRGELHPGALSVGAWGRWVPRGLAGRLPSPKYLKKRVYIGLSRAAGLYRGVTWQASSEDEAAEIRRRMGTRAVVVVAPDLVAAPAPSAGLRAPKRAGVVRAMFLSRIDPKKNLAYAIALLGAVRGRVELGIYGPVGDPLYWARCRALFQALPPHVEVRYHGPVQSDRVGALMRSYDVFLLPTLGENFGHVVVEALVQGCPALISDQTPWRGLEAVHAGWDLPLDRPAAFVAALQRVADMGPDEHARWSAGAAALGRRRSADQSALRLNRELFFRAAGRQPGASREMEPRHAPRPRGLAASGLSRGGGRG